One segment of Opitutaceae bacterium DNA contains the following:
- a CDS encoding chromosome partitioning protein ParA, which yields MSKSVALSIIAALALVAAFFGYKWYREGVQRDRDARAAAARKTAAADLAADAARRTRAEAEAHRLAALKAQQDAEAAEKELARLQAAQAATAAARTAAEEAAREAAAMRERLAREREAATGEARRLAEQREREAEIAERERTAALARLQEAERKSREAAEREAARLANLRKQQAIELEAQKALLVRDILPSDYKRRQHYYQDIEMQNMDILAENAVIKAKNEAASRPPVAPGKP from the coding sequence ATGAGCAAATCCGTCGCACTCTCCATCATCGCCGCATTGGCCCTGGTCGCCGCATTTTTCGGATACAAGTGGTACCGGGAGGGCGTCCAACGGGACAGGGATGCGCGAGCCGCGGCCGCAAGGAAGACAGCCGCCGCGGATCTTGCTGCGGACGCCGCCCGCAGGACCCGTGCGGAGGCCGAGGCGCACCGACTGGCCGCCCTCAAGGCGCAACAGGATGCCGAGGCCGCCGAAAAGGAACTCGCCCGCCTCCAAGCCGCACAGGCCGCCACCGCCGCCGCGCGCACCGCCGCTGAAGAAGCCGCCCGCGAAGCAGCGGCAATGCGCGAACGCCTCGCTCGGGAGCGCGAAGCAGCCACCGGAGAGGCCCGGCGGTTGGCTGAACAGCGCGAAAGGGAAGCGGAGATTGCTGAGCGGGAAAGGACCGCGGCCCTCGCAAGGCTGCAGGAAGCCGAACGCAAGAGCCGCGAGGCCGCCGAACGCGAAGCCGCCCGCCTCGCCAATCTTCGCAAGCAACAGGCAATCGAGCTCGAAGCCCAAAAGGCTCTGCTGGTTCGCGATATCCTGCCCTCCGATTACAAGCGTCGCCAGCACTACTATCAGGACATAGAAATGCAAAATATGGACATCTTGGCTGAAAATGCGGTAATCAAAGCCAAAAATGAAGCAGCCAGCCGACCGCCTGTTGCACCCGGAAAACCCTGA
- a CDS encoding MFS transporter: MPIVTMSLPVNVFLAALYTKVLHLPKSTIGIITALPFICNFLQVFVTPFLARRLSTKVQAFLPACFHMLAWGALVVLLGYMPVNDPVTSGQWLAIWYFASSFAASLAGVAWNSWIQEWVPSRLRGKYFGQRNRLLSVSTLVFLLVTGWALDHWAYSIRVFQAIIVGAVFLRIFSLKWIWDTPSSNLEAPRPKGTLSFKEQLALIMRSKSLLAFIGFGAIWSFAANSFGPFYHVFMFEQLEMSAFEVGMLSTLSALGGALSLRAWGQMLDRHGNKAVMTLSLILWQLANITWCFLDVSNRNILYPLWTWGGMTSAGFILGQFTMLLKLLPIPAKSLAIGVNLAVTSLVAAIAPILGGQILGHGLRTLNDPLLVYHLCFVVQPVVALAGAIFLLRVREPSASSLPSVVGAMRNIRTLSGIFGLSFLTNYVFYRPQPKRQH; the protein is encoded by the coding sequence ATGCCGATCGTGACCATGTCCCTGCCGGTGAATGTCTTTCTCGCGGCGCTGTACACCAAGGTGCTGCACCTGCCGAAGTCGACCATTGGTATCATCACAGCCCTCCCGTTCATCTGCAACTTCCTGCAGGTTTTCGTGACTCCCTTTCTTGCGCGAAGACTTTCCACGAAGGTTCAGGCATTTCTTCCCGCCTGCTTTCACATGCTGGCGTGGGGCGCACTGGTTGTCCTTCTCGGCTATATGCCGGTGAACGATCCGGTGACGTCGGGGCAATGGCTCGCGATCTGGTACTTTGCCTCAAGTTTCGCCGCATCCCTCGCGGGAGTTGCCTGGAACTCATGGATCCAGGAATGGGTGCCGTCTCGTCTCCGTGGCAAATACTTTGGCCAGCGCAACCGTCTGCTGTCCGTGTCGACCCTCGTGTTCCTTCTGGTCACCGGCTGGGCTCTCGACCACTGGGCCTACTCGATCCGCGTCTTTCAAGCCATCATCGTCGGGGCCGTCTTCCTCCGAATCTTTTCCCTCAAGTGGATCTGGGACACCCCATCCTCAAATCTGGAGGCCCCCCGTCCAAAGGGGACGCTCTCGTTCAAGGAACAGCTCGCGCTTATCATGCGCTCGAAGTCCCTTCTGGCCTTCATCGGATTCGGAGCCATCTGGTCCTTTGCCGCCAACTCCTTCGGCCCGTTTTACCACGTCTTCATGTTCGAACAGCTAGAAATGTCCGCGTTCGAGGTCGGCATGCTTTCCACCCTCTCGGCTCTCGGGGGTGCACTTTCGCTGCGAGCCTGGGGACAGATGCTCGACCGCCATGGCAACAAGGCGGTGATGACCCTTTCCCTGATACTGTGGCAGTTGGCAAACATCACCTGGTGTTTCCTCGATGTCAGCAACCGCAACATTCTCTACCCGCTCTGGACGTGGGGCGGCATGACCAGCGCGGGATTCATCCTCGGGCAGTTCACCATGCTCCTCAAACTCCTGCCCATTCCCGCAAAATCGCTCGCGATCGGAGTCAACCTCGCGGTCACATCCCTCGTCGCTGCCATCGCACCCATCCTTGGCGGGCAGATCCTGGGACATGGCTTGAGGACGCTCAACGACCCGCTGCTCGTCTATCACCTCTGCTTCGTCGTGCAGCCGGTGGTTGCACTGGCGGGCGCAATATTTCTTCTGAGGGTCAGGGAACCGTCCGCAAGTTCACTGCCAAGCGTCGTCGGCGCCATGCGGAACATCCGCACGCTGAGCGGCATTTTCGGGCTGAGCTTCCTGACGAACTACGTGTTTTATCGCCCCCAGCCCAAGCGCCAGCACTGA
- a CDS encoding DNA-3-methyladenine glycosylase — protein sequence MSRIIEAKEIRSKKTVDLARWLVGKQLVRRSGDWDPELRLRITETEAYDGERDLACHASKGRTPRSEVLYLPGGVWYVYLCYGIHEMLNLVAGPADWPAAVLIRGVEGISGPGRITRALNVDRGLNRAPAEPSTGLWLEDDGFVASPARITRTPRIGVDYAGPVWAAKPWRFVLTPYAESVNPIERAATRDRSKHSPAHRRHEGR from the coding sequence ATGTCGCGAATCATTGAAGCAAAAGAAATCAGATCGAAAAAAACGGTTGATTTGGCCCGATGGCTTGTTGGCAAACAACTGGTCCGGAGGTCGGGCGACTGGGATCCTGAGTTGCGCCTGAGAATCACCGAAACGGAAGCCTATGATGGCGAACGCGATCTAGCGTGCCATGCCTCGAAGGGGCGCACGCCGCGCAGCGAGGTGCTGTATTTGCCTGGCGGTGTGTGGTACGTTTACCTCTGCTACGGAATCCATGAGATGCTCAACCTTGTGGCAGGTCCCGCCGACTGGCCCGCGGCTGTCCTCATCCGGGGTGTGGAAGGAATCTCCGGGCCGGGCCGGATCACCCGCGCCCTGAATGTTGACCGCGGGCTCAATCGCGCCCCGGCGGAACCCTCGACCGGGCTTTGGCTTGAGGACGATGGGTTTGTGGCATCCCCCGCGAGGATCACGCGCACACCCCGGATTGGAGTCGACTACGCGGGACCGGTTTGGGCGGCGAAACCCTGGCGATTCGTCCTCACTCCCTATGCTGAATCCGTCAATCCCATCGAACGTGCTGCAACACGCGATCGATCGAAACATTCTCCAGCGCATCGCCGTCACGAAGGACGGTGA
- a CDS encoding glycosyltransferase family 9 protein, which translates to MNVSSILVLRGGALGDFLITLPLLKALRKRWPGARIDLAGNSRAAELAALDGTLSAVHDQSELRWAELYSDGPLSTAFRSWLESFDIVLNFWPDPNGEIARRFPLRGGQRYHASSSKVISRPACAHFFTPLEALHLPPPRHARLTLPARFAREAASRLMPDARRVAVHPGSGSARKNWPPSRWLELIERLAPDPILVILGEAEDAVRAEMTTLGSDRIQIADTWPLPLLACAIAACRLFVGHDTGIAHLAAACGTPCVLLFGPTDPAVWAPFAPDVTVLRDGDALENVSIDRVLQHVRWD; encoded by the coding sequence TTGAATGTCTCGTCGATTCTCGTTCTGCGCGGAGGCGCGCTCGGGGATTTCCTCATCACGCTGCCGCTGCTGAAGGCACTGCGCAAACGCTGGCCGGGCGCCCGCATCGATCTGGCTGGAAACTCCCGGGCCGCCGAACTGGCCGCGCTCGACGGAACATTAAGCGCAGTCCATGACCAGTCCGAATTGCGGTGGGCCGAGCTCTACTCCGACGGGCCGCTTTCGACCGCGTTTCGCTCATGGCTCGAATCGTTCGACATCGTTCTCAACTTCTGGCCGGACCCCAATGGAGAAATCGCCCGGCGCTTTCCCTTGAGAGGCGGCCAGCGCTATCATGCATCCAGCTCCAAGGTGATCAGCCGTCCGGCATGCGCCCACTTTTTCACCCCGCTTGAGGCCCTTCACCTGCCTCCTCCCCGGCACGCCCGGCTGACACTCCCGGCCAGATTTGCCAGGGAAGCGGCCAGCCGGCTCATGCCGGACGCGCGAAGGGTCGCCGTGCACCCAGGAAGCGGATCCGCCAGGAAGAACTGGCCTCCGTCACGCTGGCTTGAACTGATTGAGCGCCTCGCCCCCGATCCCATCCTGGTCATCCTGGGCGAAGCCGAGGATGCGGTCCGCGCGGAGATGACCACGCTGGGCTCGGATCGTATTCAGATTGCCGATACCTGGCCGCTGCCACTGCTCGCCTGCGCCATCGCCGCATGCCGGCTTTTTGTCGGGCACGACACGGGCATCGCCCATCTTGCCGCCGCGTGCGGCACTCCCTGCGTGCTGCTTTTCGGCCCGACGGATCCCGCCGTCTGGGCTCCGTTCGCGCCGGATGTCACCGTCCTTCGTGACGGCGATGCGCTGGAGAATGTTTCGATCGATCGCGTGTTGCAGCACGTTCGATGGGATTGA
- a CDS encoding DUF3108 domain-containing protein codes for MPNVAFACLTLLFSSTALRANGPFTALKDGERFRFQITWGIFSNAGEIVLQARRETTAGADRMHVTTRISSRGIIRGFYRFDNQSELVIDMATGRLISASEEGSGSKDTRTQTLFDYDRRIATHTDFLHPDRNREFALGATDPVDLITALIQTRDWNPKLGDHRSVDVYFSRDIYPVVIRADLLEQVKSPLGVFNTMRLTPRMETEPPRGVFKRGGEIRVWVSQSDHPQPVQMQLKLSFGSARLVLAEHEVPVSEAVREAHR; via the coding sequence ATGCCAAACGTCGCCTTCGCCTGCCTGACCCTGCTTTTCAGCAGCACGGCGCTGCGGGCGAACGGACCATTCACCGCCCTGAAGGACGGAGAACGCTTTCGTTTTCAAATCACCTGGGGAATTTTTTCCAACGCCGGCGAAATCGTCCTCCAGGCCCGCCGGGAGACGACGGCCGGTGCGGATCGCATGCACGTGACGACGCGCATCTCGTCGCGCGGAATCATTCGCGGTTTCTATCGATTCGACAACCAGTCCGAACTCGTGATCGACATGGCGACCGGACGGCTCATCTCCGCCAGCGAGGAGGGATCCGGATCGAAGGACACGCGGACTCAAACGCTCTTCGACTACGATCGTCGAATCGCCACCCACACCGACTTCCTTCACCCGGACCGCAACCGGGAATTCGCGCTGGGTGCAACGGACCCCGTCGACCTGATCACCGCCCTCATCCAGACGCGTGACTGGAATCCGAAACTTGGCGACCACCGCAGTGTCGACGTCTACTTCAGTCGCGACATCTATCCCGTCGTCATTCGAGCGGATCTGCTCGAGCAGGTGAAATCCCCCCTGGGAGTCTTCAACACCATGAGGCTGACCCCCCGCATGGAAACGGAGCCGCCGCGCGGTGTTTTCAAGCGCGGTGGGGAAATCAGGGTCTGGGTGTCACAGTCGGATCACCCCCAGCCCGTGCAGATGCAGCTCAAGCTGAGCTTCGGCTCCGCACGCCTCGTTCTCGCCGAACACGAAGTCCCGGTATCCGAGGCCGTCCGGGAAGCCCACCGTTGA
- a CDS encoding diaminopimelate decarboxylase yields the protein MTDKKLPFTKEVLESIAAKVPTPFHIYDEDAIRANARVFYEAFKWVPGGFRNFYAVKALPNPHILSLLKEEGLGGDCSSLAELRLCEAVGITGEQIVFTSNDTPADEYREAARLGAIINLDDISHIDFLERALGGKLPEMLCFRYNPGRLKEGNVIIGKPEDAKYGFTREQLFEGYRMLVKRGVRRFGLHTMVASNELNPAYFVETAQMLFDLVVELNREPGIRIEFLNLGGGIGIPYRPGQRAVDLHLVGTRIEEAYRKTIAASGLDPIRITMECGRMITGPYGYLVSRVLHKKFTYKNYLGLDACMANLMRPGMYGAYHHITVPGRESALRKMYDVTGSLCENNDKFAIDREIPDPAIGDLVVIHDTGAHGHAMGFNYNGKLRSAEVLWRRSGGWKVIRRAETLADHFATLDYPGLRG from the coding sequence ATGACTGACAAGAAGCTCCCGTTCACCAAGGAAGTGCTTGAATCGATCGCCGCGAAGGTGCCGACACCGTTTCACATCTATGATGAGGACGCGATACGGGCGAACGCGCGTGTGTTCTATGAGGCGTTCAAGTGGGTGCCGGGTGGCTTCAGGAATTTTTATGCGGTCAAGGCGCTTCCGAATCCGCACATCCTTTCCCTGCTGAAGGAGGAGGGGCTGGGAGGCGATTGCTCGTCGCTGGCTGAACTCAGGCTGTGTGAGGCGGTGGGCATCACCGGCGAACAGATCGTATTCACGTCCAACGACACGCCGGCCGACGAGTACAGGGAGGCCGCGAGGCTGGGAGCGATCATCAATCTGGATGACATTTCGCACATCGATTTTCTGGAGCGCGCGCTGGGCGGAAAGCTCCCGGAGATGCTTTGTTTCCGCTACAATCCGGGTCGCCTGAAGGAGGGCAATGTCATCATCGGCAAACCCGAGGATGCGAAATACGGGTTCACTCGGGAGCAGTTGTTTGAGGGATACCGGATGCTGGTGAAGCGCGGGGTCAGGCGATTCGGCCTGCACACGATGGTTGCGTCGAACGAGTTGAATCCGGCCTACTTTGTCGAGACGGCGCAGATGCTGTTCGATCTCGTCGTGGAACTGAACCGCGAGCCGGGGATCCGGATTGAATTTCTCAATCTAGGCGGCGGCATCGGCATCCCGTACCGCCCCGGGCAGCGTGCGGTGGATCTCCATCTGGTGGGGACAAGAATCGAAGAGGCCTACCGGAAGACCATTGCCGCCTCGGGGCTTGATCCGATCCGCATCACGATGGAGTGCGGCCGCATGATCACGGGACCCTACGGCTATCTTGTCTCACGGGTGCTCCACAAGAAATTCACCTACAAGAATTATCTCGGGCTGGACGCCTGCATGGCGAATCTCATGCGCCCCGGCATGTACGGAGCCTATCATCACATCACGGTTCCCGGACGGGAGAGCGCCCTGCGGAAAATGTATGATGTCACCGGCTCGCTCTGCGAGAACAACGACAAGTTCGCGATCGACCGGGAGATTCCGGATCCCGCGATCGGGGACCTGGTGGTGATCCATGACACCGGGGCGCACGGCCATGCGATGGGATTCAACTACAATGGAAAGCTCCGTTCCGCGGAGGTGCTTTGGAGAAGAAGCGGCGGTTGGAAAGTGATCCGCCGGGCCGAGACGCTGGCGGATCATTTCGCGACGCTGGATTATCCGGGATTGCGAGGCTAG